Proteins from a genomic interval of Desulfovibrio desulfuricans:
- a CDS encoding molybdopterin-dependent oxidoreductase — protein sequence MHKSDCSKERRGFLKGLLATGAAGALGGVSGSLLLPARSEAKPFDPSVYQVFRNACPRNCYDTCSIKTYVKDGIVQFVEGAPESSFTQGALCVKGYSYPRRVYSPDRIKYPMIQEGRGSGNWRRISWDEAMDRISDKILELKKKDGNLLGLGLTKYSGNFGITNYGVEGMMSSLGYTSRFVGTPCWPAGIDAQNYDFGDMWCNDPEDMVKAKYIIVWGANPAWCSMHTMKYIYEARQKGAKVVVIDPIFTQTAAKGDVYWQVRAGGDGALALGMARHLLDSGLVDQDFVKNRAVGFDEFAAYLRANVTVEWAAQVSGVPAHEIRAVTEEFASAHPATVWIGYGMQRHTNGGAMVRAVDAFVAMTGNVGVEGGGARYGHLQTWGFNYHAMTQQRPAGSKGFVGGGGPKGEFDFGGGEKAAYTDRSLNINRIAQEILDAKDPELKMLWVSCKNPFAQDFDRNKLERAFKKLDMVVSVEQFFTETVRHSDIVLPVTTLFEEWTINVSYWHYWLSLNEQAIKPMHEARSNIEIAAALSRAMNRKEAGSCTFPQEVDGKEWMAKECNKGIYDLFGIPGWEALRQGPVKAKRKSSAAWPEGTFKTPSGKYEFKSDLCAKNGFKALPEFVEGRKASGPFRLLTPHVQFGLHSQFINLDWMENFYPEPYVYIHPKAAQERGIRDMGMVKVFNGIGEVRLRARLSTNVAADCLVMYEAWFRKLDFNVQNVVDDCPSDMGAMKTGSPGVAIHDQFADVVAVNGGLA from the coding sequence ATGCATAAATCTGACTGCTCAAAAGAACGGCGCGGCTTCCTTAAAGGATTGCTGGCGACCGGGGCTGCGGGCGCGCTTGGCGGCGTTTCCGGTTCGCTGCTCCTGCCTGCGCGCAGCGAGGCAAAACCCTTTGACCCCTCGGTCTATCAGGTGTTTCGCAACGCCTGCCCCCGCAACTGCTACGATACATGCAGCATTAAGACCTACGTCAAGGACGGCATCGTGCAGTTTGTGGAGGGCGCGCCGGAATCCTCCTTCACTCAGGGGGCCTTGTGCGTAAAGGGCTATTCCTACCCCCGGCGGGTCTACAGCCCTGACCGCATCAAGTATCCCATGATTCAGGAGGGCCGCGGCTCGGGCAACTGGCGCAGAATCAGCTGGGACGAGGCCATGGACCGGATTTCAGACAAGATTCTGGAGTTGAAGAAAAAGGACGGCAACCTGCTGGGGCTGGGACTTACCAAATATTCCGGCAATTTCGGCATCACCAACTACGGCGTGGAAGGCATGATGTCTTCCCTCGGCTACACCAGCCGCTTTGTGGGCACGCCCTGCTGGCCTGCAGGCATTGACGCCCAGAACTACGACTTCGGCGACATGTGGTGCAATGACCCGGAAGACATGGTCAAGGCCAAGTACATCATTGTGTGGGGCGCAAACCCGGCGTGGTGTTCCATGCACACCATGAAGTACATCTACGAGGCCCGGCAGAAGGGCGCCAAGGTGGTGGTTATTGACCCCATCTTTACCCAGACTGCGGCCAAGGGCGATGTGTACTGGCAGGTGCGCGCTGGCGGCGATGGCGCGCTGGCGCTCGGCATGGCCCGCCATCTGCTGGATTCCGGACTTGTGGATCAGGATTTTGTCAAAAACCGGGCCGTGGGTTTTGACGAATTTGCGGCCTATCTGCGGGCCAACGTCACCGTGGAGTGGGCGGCGCAGGTTTCTGGCGTACCCGCCCATGAAATCCGCGCGGTGACGGAAGAATTTGCTTCGGCCCACCCCGCGACAGTGTGGATTGGCTACGGCATGCAGCGCCACACCAACGGCGGGGCCATGGTGCGCGCCGTGGATGCCTTTGTGGCCATGACAGGTAACGTGGGCGTTGAGGGCGGCGGCGCACGCTACGGGCATTTGCAAACCTGGGGTTTCAACTACCACGCCATGACGCAGCAGCGCCCCGCAGGCTCCAAGGGTTTTGTGGGCGGCGGCGGCCCCAAGGGCGAATTTGACTTTGGCGGCGGGGAAAAGGCCGCCTATACCGACCGCTCGCTGAACATCAACAGGATTGCCCAGGAAATTCTGGATGCCAAGGATCCCGAGCTGAAAATGCTCTGGGTATCCTGCAAAAATCCCTTTGCGCAGGATTTTGACCGCAACAAGCTGGAACGGGCTTTCAAAAAGCTGGATATGGTTGTCTCCGTTGAGCAGTTCTTTACGGAAACCGTGCGCCATTCCGACATAGTGCTGCCGGTGACAACGCTTTTTGAGGAATGGACGATCAACGTATCATACTGGCACTACTGGCTTTCGCTCAACGAGCAGGCCATCAAGCCCATGCACGAGGCGCGCTCGAACATCGAAATCGCGGCGGCCCTCTCCCGCGCCATGAATCGCAAGGAAGCCGGGTCGTGCACCTTCCCGCAGGAAGTGGACGGCAAGGAATGGATGGCAAAGGAATGCAACAAGGGCATTTACGACCTGTTTGGCATCCCGGGCTGGGAGGCGCTGCGTCAGGGGCCGGTCAAGGCCAAACGCAAATCCTCTGCCGCATGGCCGGAGGGCACCTTCAAGACTCCCTCGGGCAAGTACGAGTTCAAGTCCGACCTCTGCGCCAAGAACGGCTTCAAGGCCCTGCCCGAATTTGTGGAAGGGCGCAAGGCCTCCGGGCCGTTCCGGCTGCTGACCCCGCATGTGCAGTTTGGCCTGCACTCCCAGTTTATCAATCTGGACTGGATGGAAAACTTCTATCCAGAGCCGTATGTCTACATCCACCCCAAGGCGGCGCAGGAGCGCGGCATCAGGGATATGGGCATGGTCAAGGTATTCAACGGCATCGGCGAGGTGCGGCTGCGGGCGCGGCTCAGCACCAACGTTGCCGCGGATTGTCTGGTCATGTACGAGGCATGGTTCCGCAAGCTCGACTTTAACGTGCAGAATGTTGTGGACGATTGCCCGTCAGACATGGGGGCCATGAAAACCGGTTCGCCGGGTGTTGCAATTCACGATCAGTTTGCAGACGTGGTTGCGGTGAACGGAGGCTTGGCATGA
- a CDS encoding 4Fe-4S dicluster domain-containing protein encodes MSKRRAFLMDMDKCIGCRSCAMACKNFNQLEPDMVWRQVYPLDEAIYPHHDRAFLSLACNHCEHPACMDACPTSSYEKRPDGVVVHHKETCIGCTNCIRSCPYGAPRFNKAEKHAEKCSMCHERLDAGLLPACVQGCPTGALELVDLEQFDDTNAVQNPAGYPAMPRLNPSTRFILPRMPRQVRG; translated from the coding sequence ATGAGTAAAAGACGCGCGTTTTTGATGGATATGGATAAGTGCATTGGCTGCCGCTCTTGCGCCATGGCCTGCAAAAACTTCAACCAGCTCGAGCCGGATATGGTCTGGCGGCAGGTGTATCCGCTGGACGAGGCCATTTATCCGCACCACGACAGGGCCTTTCTTTCGCTGGCGTGCAACCATTGCGAGCATCCCGCTTGTATGGATGCCTGCCCTACGTCATCGTACGAAAAGCGGCCTGATGGCGTGGTCGTGCACCACAAGGAAACCTGCATCGGCTGCACCAACTGCATTCGCTCCTGCCCTTACGGCGCGCCGCGCTTCAACAAGGCGGAAAAGCACGCGGAAAAATGCAGCATGTGCCATGAGCGCCTGGATGCCGGGCTGTTGCCCGCCTGCGTGCAGGGTTGCCCCACTGGCGCGCTGGAGCTTGTGGATCTGGAGCAGTTTGACGACACCAACGCCGTGCAGAATCCGGCTGGCTACCCCGCCATGCCGCGCCTTAATCCTTCCACCCGGTTTATCCTGCCCAGGATGCCGCGTCAGGTCAGGGGGTAA
- a CDS encoding TorD/DmsD family molecular chaperone, producing the protein MSPSLPEMQTLAQALRDFFSSTNAEALAAAATRFAPVEILPDSINWQAEEYAFNRLFVGPQAVPAPPYASVYLEVEPRLMGNAAADMREMLQALGLAAPEGQPDDFIACELEVWMMLTLLLRPERGEHLRAHAREALAWLVDEHMARWLPAFVERAGTDAPTPTIQAALRCLEYWLCHCTQRSMYA; encoded by the coding sequence ATGTCCCCATCATTACCAGAAATGCAGACCCTGGCTCAGGCCTTGCGCGATTTTTTTAGCAGCACAAATGCTGAGGCGCTGGCTGCGGCGGCCACGCGCTTTGCGCCCGTGGAAATCCTGCCCGACAGCATAAACTGGCAGGCGGAAGAATACGCCTTTAACCGGCTGTTTGTGGGACCGCAGGCCGTGCCCGCGCCGCCCTACGCCTCGGTGTATCTGGAGGTGGAACCTCGGCTTATGGGCAATGCCGCGGCAGACATGCGCGAAATGCTGCAAGCCCTTGGCCTTGCCGCGCCGGAGGGCCAGCCGGACGACTTTATCGCCTGCGAGTTGGAGGTCTGGATGATGCTGACCTTGCTGCTGCGCCCCGAGCGCGGTGAGCACTTGCGCGCCCATGCCCGCGAAGCCCTTGCCTGGCTTGTGGATGAGCACATGGCGCGGTGGCTCCCCGCATTTGTGGAAAGGGCAGGGACGGACGCGCCCACGCCCACAATACAGGCGGCTCTGCGCTGTCTTGAATATTGGCTGTGTCATTGCACGCAAAGGAGTATGTATGCATAA
- a CDS encoding helix-turn-helix transcriptional regulator codes for MSKATPDSHTSHLAEQNASSGLFDLSGEEWRCALGAVNHFDDCAEVFLGQWTLRMKAAGYLSFTTARREDCMTSCDGLLDAMKGHADRNTPPSFETLRTNADGWADALKSSGLRHLRRGITSSMFLGCYKTFTLAVQDALEALPRLAPEVTERAAALAARLVEVYSQAFEIVWMETCMQAAQCAHTFDQDELFRLLTVEKCRFENVFNATSDGVLVMNSACRIVTANRSLRQYAGENLENKYVWDALGLEETDAKTFFARYKVGQTVEISPFGNGLVFRLSMASLGDLSMASSGDFLLLLNNITPHVLHREMLEDAVQRQTQDLQQEKQRLEELNITLRNVLRHVEEERCQQSDELAENVRSFLWPALAELGREQDAAARKQGIELAREQLERILGGTGSAQEQMVKDKGLGKLTLAELKICQWIQTGRTTKEIAAILRISPETVQTHRRNIRRKLGVRGHDTQLAMYLITSQA; via the coding sequence ATGTCAAAAGCGACCCCCGATAGTCATACATCCCACCTAGCGGAGCAGAATGCGTCTTCCGGTCTTTTTGACCTGAGCGGCGAAGAGTGGCGGTGCGCGCTTGGCGCGGTGAACCACTTTGACGACTGCGCCGAGGTTTTTCTCGGGCAGTGGACGCTGCGCATGAAAGCTGCGGGCTACCTGTCCTTTACCACAGCCCGGCGGGAGGACTGCATGACCTCCTGCGACGGACTGCTGGACGCGATGAAAGGCCATGCCGACCGCAACACGCCGCCTTCGTTCGAAACGCTGCGCACCAATGCCGACGGCTGGGCCGACGCACTGAAAAGCTCGGGTCTGCGCCATCTGCGGCGGGGCATCACCAGCAGCATGTTTCTGGGCTGCTACAAGACCTTCACGCTGGCGGTGCAGGATGCCCTTGAGGCCCTGCCGCGCCTCGCCCCTGAGGTAACGGAGCGCGCAGCGGCCCTGGCTGCGCGGCTGGTGGAGGTTTACAGTCAGGCTTTTGAAATTGTGTGGATGGAAACCTGCATGCAGGCGGCCCAGTGCGCCCACACCTTTGATCAGGACGAGCTGTTTCGCCTGCTGACCGTTGAAAAATGCCGCTTTGAAAACGTGTTCAACGCCACATCCGACGGCGTGCTGGTCATGAATTCCGCCTGCCGCATAGTCACCGCTAACCGCTCCTTGCGGCAGTACGCGGGCGAGAATCTTGAAAACAAATACGTCTGGGATGCTCTCGGCCTGGAAGAAACAGACGCAAAAACATTCTTTGCCCGCTACAAGGTGGGGCAGACTGTCGAGATTTCGCCCTTTGGCAATGGCTTGGTGTTCCGGCTTTCCATGGCCTCGCTGGGCGATCTGAGCATGGCAAGCTCCGGCGACTTTTTGTTGCTGCTGAACAACATAACGCCGCACGTGCTGCACAGGGAAATGCTCGAAGACGCGGTGCAGCGGCAAACGCAGGATCTTCAGCAGGAAAAGCAGCGCCTTGAAGAGCTGAACATCACTCTGCGCAACGTGCTGCGGCATGTAGAGGAAGAACGCTGCCAGCAGAGCGATGAGCTGGCCGAAAACGTGCGCAGCTTCCTGTGGCCCGCCCTGGCGGAGCTGGGCAGGGAGCAGGATGCAGCGGCTCGCAAACAGGGAATCGAGCTTGCGCGCGAGCAGCTTGAGCGCATCCTTGGCGGCACAGGTTCCGCGCAGGAGCAGATGGTTAAAGACAAGGGGCTGGGCAAGCTGACCCTCGCCGAACTTAAAATCTGCCAGTGGATCCAGACCGGGCGCACGACCAAGGAGATTGCCGCCATCCTGCGCATTTCGCCGGAGACAGTGCAGACCCACCGCAGAAACATCCGCCGCAAACTTGGCGTGCGCGGGCACGATACCCAGCTTGCCATGTACCTGATTACCAGTCAGGCCTGA
- a CDS encoding DmsC/YnfH family molybdoenzyme membrane anchor subunit codes for MHYEFPLVFFTVLTQLAVGMAVFAAFGMLRPADKAVGTAPGQAAGVGPFGGKEWYVVAGAALLGLAASMLHLAQPWRAATALTNMGGSWLSREGLVFGLFAALACLCCFKPSRLLCVVTAVAGLAGIIMQGMTYAVISMPAISNGVPMLLFALTSLSLGAAFAQNRVGVLRVFLGMLMAVLLIVPCVWASGGTIMQATAHAWLASPLFWGGLALLGAAFGLTYAARQRACALGLLVLCAVLLSRIVFFKDTIHTATGLGLPY; via the coding sequence ATGCATTACGAATTCCCTCTTGTCTTCTTTACGGTGCTTACCCAGCTTGCCGTGGGCATGGCCGTATTTGCGGCTTTTGGAATGCTGCGCCCGGCTGACAAGGCTGTAGGCACGGCCCCCGGACAGGCCGCAGGGGTTGGCCCTTTTGGCGGTAAGGAATGGTACGTTGTGGCCGGTGCCGCCCTGCTTGGGCTGGCGGCTTCCATGCTGCATCTGGCCCAGCCCTGGCGCGCCGCAACGGCGCTCACCAACATGGGCGGCTCCTGGCTCAGCAGAGAAGGGCTGGTATTCGGCCTGTTCGCCGCGCTGGCCTGCCTTTGCTGCTTCAAGCCTTCGCGCCTGCTGTGCGTAGTCACTGCCGTGGCGGGGCTTGCGGGCATCATCATGCAGGGCATGACCTATGCCGTCATTTCCATGCCTGCCATCAGCAACGGCGTGCCCATGCTGCTCTTCGCCCTTACCAGCCTTTCGCTGGGCGCGGCCTTTGCCCAAAACCGGGTTGGGGTGCTGCGGGTGTTTCTGGGCATGCTCATGGCGGTACTGCTGATTGTGCCCTGCGTGTGGGCCTCCGGCGGTACGATCATGCAGGCCACGGCCCATGCGTGGCTGGCTTCGCCCCTGTTCTGGGGCGGGCTGGCGCTGCTGGGCGCGGCCTTTGGGCTGACGTACGCTGCGCGGCAACGCGCCTGCGCGCTTGGCCTGCTGGTGCTCTGCGCCGTGCTGCTCAGCCGTATTGTCTTTTTCAAGGATACCATCCACACCGCAACAGGCCTTGGTTTGCCCTATTAA